The following proteins come from a genomic window of Chryseobacterium glaciei:
- a CDS encoding DMT family transporter, which produces MNADKEKWILLAILSLIWGSSFILIKKSLEHFNPFEVGALRVLIAGIILMPIAISKYKLFPKKHLKWLILAAFTGNFIPMFLFPIAETEVSSSIAGIINSMMPIFVIIVGALVWKFETTKQQIIGVFISFTGVCLLAFGGGDGSTFKLIPILLLLLATLCYAVSTTTVKSKLMEVSSTILSAFVFSFVLFFPSLIALSFTGFFSEFNFSKDNLTGLMFVSLLSIFGTGLAMTMNYRLLKVSTPLFASTVTLLMPIVAIIWGILDGEELTILQFVGASIIIAGLVFLRAKPAIKK; this is translated from the coding sequence ATGAACGCAGATAAAGAAAAATGGATTCTTTTAGCCATACTCAGTCTTATCTGGGGCTCATCTTTTATTTTAATTAAAAAATCTTTAGAACATTTCAATCCTTTTGAAGTGGGAGCATTGAGGGTTTTGATTGCCGGAATTATTTTAATGCCGATCGCCATCTCAAAATATAAATTATTTCCTAAAAAACATTTAAAGTGGTTGATTTTAGCCGCATTTACGGGTAACTTTATCCCAATGTTTTTATTTCCCATCGCGGAAACAGAAGTCAGCAGCAGTATTGCGGGAATTATTAATTCAATGATGCCTATTTTTGTGATTATTGTTGGTGCGCTGGTGTGGAAGTTTGAAACCACAAAACAGCAGATAATTGGTGTGTTTATTAGCTTTACGGGAGTTTGTCTATTAGCTTTTGGCGGCGGCGATGGTTCAACTTTTAAGCTTATTCCGATTCTGCTTCTTTTATTGGCTACTTTATGTTACGCCGTGAGTACTACGACGGTAAAATCTAAACTTATGGAAGTTTCTTCCACCATATTATCCGCTTTTGTATTTTCTTTTGTATTATTTTTTCCGTCATTAATCGCTTTAAGCTTTACAGGATTCTTTTCTGAATTTAATTTTTCGAAAGATAATTTAACGGGATTAATGTTTGTCAGCTTATTATCTATCTTCGGAACCGGCTTGGCAATGACAATGAATTACAGATTACTGAAAGTATCAACTCCTCTTTTTGCATCAACAGTAACTTTGTTAATGCCTATTGTTGCTATCATTTGGGGTATTTTAGATGGCGAAGAATTAACTATTTTACAATTTGTAGGCGCAAGTATCATTATTGCCGGATTGGTCTTTTTAAGGGCAAAACCTGCTATAAAAAAATAA
- the aat gene encoding leucyl/phenylalanyl-tRNA--protein transferase yields the protein MVRLDENEISFPDPELYHGHDGIIAFGGDLSIERIWFAYQLGIFPWYNPDEEILWWCPDPRFVLFPDELKVSKSMRKILDRNIFTFTENQNFREVIKSCQEISRKGQSGTWLSDELMESFIQLHEYGLAKSIEVWQDGELIGGFYGLQIGNVFCGESMFAKVSNASKAGFIHFVETHKNSLDLIDCQSHTDHLESLGARMISKKEFLKILHKNNERR from the coding sequence ATGGTTCGATTAGACGAAAACGAAATTTCATTTCCCGATCCTGAGCTGTATCATGGTCATGACGGAATTATTGCTTTTGGTGGCGACTTATCTATAGAACGTATCTGGTTCGCCTATCAATTGGGGATTTTTCCGTGGTACAATCCTGATGAGGAAATTCTTTGGTGGTGCCCGGATCCGAGATTTGTTTTGTTTCCTGATGAGCTGAAAGTCTCAAAATCCATGAGAAAAATACTGGATCGTAATATTTTTACCTTCACAGAAAATCAAAATTTCAGAGAAGTCATTAAAAGCTGTCAGGAAATAAGCCGAAAAGGGCAATCGGGAACGTGGCTTTCGGATGAATTGATGGAATCTTTTATTCAGCTTCACGAATATGGATTGGCAAAAAGCATCGAAGTTTGGCAGGACGGAGAATTGATTGGCGGATTTTATGGACTACAAATTGGCAACGTTTTTTGCGGAGAAAGTATGTTTGCGAAAGTAAGCAATGCTTCAAAAGCAGGATTTATTCATTTTGTTGAGACTCATAAAAATAGCCTTGATCTAATTGACTGTCAATCCCATACAGATCACTTAGAAAGCTTAGGCGCCAGAATGATTTCTAAAAAAGAATTTTTAAAAATTTTACACAAAAACAATGAACGCAGATAA
- a CDS encoding DUF3127 domain-containing protein, translated as MELQGTVKKLFDAQTFASGFQKREMVILTQEQYPQPINIEFLSDKINLLDNLKEGENVKVGINIRGREWTSPQGETKYFNSITGWKIEKVMDNGSEPTQASPSQSASPVSNENPFAGDEDDDLPF; from the coding sequence ATGGAATTACAAGGAACGGTAAAGAAACTTTTTGATGCTCAGACGTTTGCGAGCGGTTTTCAGAAAAGAGAAATGGTTATTTTGACGCAAGAGCAGTATCCACAGCCGATAAACATAGAATTTTTATCAGATAAGATAAATTTACTAGACAATCTTAAGGAAGGAGAAAATGTAAAGGTGGGAATCAACATTAGAGGAAGAGAATGGACTTCTCCTCAAGGTGAAACTAAATATTTCAACTCTATTACAGGTTGGAAAATTGAGAAAGTTATGGATAACGGTTCAGAGCCTACTCAGGCTTCGCCATCACAATCTGCATCTCCGGTTTCTAATGAGAATCCATTTGCTGGAGACGAAGACGATGATTTACCTTTTTAA
- a CDS encoding alkaline phosphatase family protein, with the protein MKAKLFSMAVVMSCFLGAQTKKVLFIGIDGCRADVMMSSNTPNIHNLVNQSIYSLDGLCAATTWSGNGWSTMLTGVWHTKHNVQDNNFTSPNYVNYPDFLTRAETYNPNLRTISLAHWAPINDIIVQNADVQTNLGTDLAVKNAAVSALQSDNPDILFVDFDDVDHAGHSYGFSSTVPQYVASMQTTDGYIGEIVNAMKNRATYNNEDWLVVLTTDHGAVDNGHGGGNLSERDIFTIYSNPSFTPQQISKTIIDTNKTFNQLNFPAGTFAKPANQTPFNFGTNQDFTIEFWVKPNVSFSSDPVMISNKNWANGKNKGFVFSGYSGQTFKMNIGDGTNRIDLVGGKMETNQWKHIAATFDRDGLVTLYEDGVPVTFAKMNTIGNIDSGLPFTINQDGTNVYNLNMAASYKDIRVWKSALPNDVLVNWANQNITPSHPYYSQLLANYTCDETSGNTLVDSSPNSNNSAVTGSPTRDLATSTNFKIYNYLSTTRETDHFPTVLNWMCIPVQASWGIDGVNRIPVCTNGTLATKDIETSTNDFVIYPNPASQNINVKFKSDEKEVKVEIIDAKGSIISSKKINSSNGGFDEKLSVENLSNGVYFIKINGAKKSLSKTFIKK; encoded by the coding sequence ATGAAAGCAAAACTATTTTCAATGGCAGTCGTGATGAGCTGTTTCCTCGGAGCTCAGACGAAAAAAGTTCTTTTTATCGGTATCGACGGATGCCGAGCTGATGTGATGATGTCTTCCAACACTCCGAACATCCACAATTTGGTTAACCAGTCTATTTATTCTTTAGATGGCTTGTGCGCTGCAACGACTTGGAGCGGAAACGGATGGAGTACGATGCTTACAGGAGTTTGGCATACAAAACATAATGTTCAGGACAATAATTTTACCAGCCCTAATTATGTTAATTATCCAGATTTTTTGACAAGAGCGGAGACTTATAATCCTAATTTAAGAACAATTTCTTTGGCTCATTGGGCTCCGATCAATGATATTATTGTTCAAAATGCTGATGTTCAAACCAATTTAGGAACAGATCTAGCAGTAAAAAATGCTGCTGTAAGTGCTTTACAAAGCGATAATCCAGATATTTTATTTGTCGATTTCGATGATGTGGATCATGCAGGACATTCTTATGGTTTTTCTTCAACTGTTCCGCAATATGTTGCCTCAATGCAAACTACGGACGGGTATATCGGAGAGATTGTCAACGCGATGAAAAATAGAGCAACCTATAACAATGAAGATTGGTTGGTAGTTTTAACAACAGATCACGGTGCTGTTGACAACGGTCATGGCGGAGGAAATCTTTCAGAAAGAGATATTTTTACGATCTATTCTAATCCAAGCTTTACACCTCAACAGATCAGCAAAACAATAATTGACACTAATAAAACATTCAATCAGCTTAATTTTCCTGCAGGAACTTTTGCAAAACCAGCTAATCAAACTCCTTTTAATTTTGGGACTAATCAGGATTTTACAATTGAGTTTTGGGTAAAACCTAATGTGAGTTTCTCAAGCGATCCAGTGATGATTAGTAATAAAAACTGGGCAAACGGAAAAAACAAAGGATTTGTATTTTCAGGATATTCCGGACAAACCTTTAAAATGAATATTGGTGACGGCACCAATAGAATCGATCTTGTAGGCGGAAAAATGGAAACTAATCAATGGAAGCATATCGCAGCAACTTTCGACAGAGACGGACTTGTAACGTTATACGAAGATGGCGTTCCTGTAACTTTCGCAAAAATGAATACGATTGGAAATATTGACTCAGGGCTTCCTTTTACCATTAATCAGGATGGAACGAATGTTTACAATCTTAATATGGCAGCATCTTATAAAGACATAAGAGTTTGGAAATCTGCCCTTCCGAATGATGTTTTGGTGAATTGGGCCAATCAGAATATTACCCCTTCTCACCCTTATTATTCTCAATTATTGGCTAATTATACATGTGATGAAACATCGGGAAATACTTTGGTGGATTCTAGTCCAAACAGTAATAATTCAGCAGTTACCGGTTCTCCAACTCGTGACCTTGCTACATCTACTAATTTTAAAATTTACAATTATTTATCAACTACTAGAGAAACAGACCATTTTCCTACTGTTTTAAACTGGATGTGTATTCCTGTTCAGGCTTCTTGGGGAATTGACGGGGTGAATAGAATTCCTGTCTGCACAAACGGAACTTTAGCTACAAAAGATATAGAAACTTCAACTAACGATTTCGTTATTTATCCAAATCCAGCCAGTCAGAATATCAATGTGAAATTCAAATCTGATGAAAAAGAGGTAAAAGTTGAGATTATTGACGCAAAAGGCTCAATTATTTCATCTAAAAAAATCAATTCGTCAAATGGAGGTTTTGATGAAAAACTGAGTGTAGAAAACCTTTCTAACGGAGTTTATTTCATTAAAATTAATGGAGCTAAGAAATCACTTTCAAAAACATTTATCAAAAAATAG
- a CDS encoding phosphonatase-like hydrolase → MKNIELLVLDMAGTTINEDNVVYKTLMTAVNDYGYEVSLEKVLSTCAGMEKLEAITSLLKEIEGNEADALAIFENFSDQLKEAYQNLEVKPINGVEDFLLKMRSQAKKIVLNTGYTSEIAQQLLDKLGWKQNTHYDALITADDVSESRPSPEMIILAMKKFNINDAEKVLKAGDSVIDIEEGKNAGCGLTIAVLSGAQNKTELEKSNPDYIFNTISEAEEILY, encoded by the coding sequence ATGAAGAACATAGAATTATTGGTTCTGGATATGGCCGGAACTACAATCAATGAAGACAATGTAGTATATAAAACTTTAATGACCGCGGTTAATGATTACGGTTACGAAGTTTCTTTAGAAAAAGTCTTATCAACCTGTGCCGGTATGGAAAAACTGGAGGCAATCACCAGTTTATTAAAGGAAATTGAAGGAAACGAAGCAGATGCACTCGCTATTTTTGAAAACTTTTCAGATCAATTAAAGGAAGCTTATCAAAATTTAGAGGTAAAACCTATCAATGGTGTTGAAGATTTTTTGCTAAAAATGAGATCTCAAGCCAAAAAAATCGTTTTGAATACAGGGTACACTTCCGAAATTGCACAACAGCTTTTAGATAAATTAGGCTGGAAACAAAATACCCATTATGATGCTTTAATTACCGCAGATGATGTCTCTGAAAGCCGTCCAAGCCCTGAAATGATCATTCTTGCGATGAAAAAATTCAATATTAATGATGCTGAAAAGGTTTTAAAAGCCGGTGATTCTGTAATTGATATTGAAGAAGGAAAAAATGCAGGCTGTGGACTGACAATCGCCGTTCTTTCTGGAGCCCAAAATAAAACCGAACTCGAAAAATCTAATCCCGATTATATTTTCAACACTATATCCGAGGCTGAAGAAATTCTTTACTAA
- a CDS encoding TIGR03364 family FAD-dependent oxidoreductase, which yields MTTKFDLIVVGGGILGTFHAYHALKKGLKVALLEKNSIPQGATVRNFGQVVPSGMDLKWQNFGRESLTIYNELQAQTNLTIRKNGSVYIASNDEEMQLINELYEINKNNNYESVLLSKSECINRFDGLRSDYCKGGLFFPQELSVDSAEMIVKLHTLLQEKLDLKIFYNTTVVETHENDGKCIAITADGTELNASKIIICGGHEFKTLYPNVFNESDLEVSKLQMLQTKPQGIYSLQGNILTGLSIRRYESFEECPSFKKIKFLEDPNSFEKKFGVHILFKQALDGSIILGDSHEYADAKNSDDLGFDLNMEIDEFMINEAKKIIDLPTYEIQRRWFGVYSQCKTKDIFEHNPSPNIHIITGIGGKGMTGSGGFSKFNIDKIYA from the coding sequence ATGACAACAAAATTCGATTTAATCGTTGTAGGAGGTGGCATTTTAGGAACATTCCATGCATACCATGCCTTGAAAAAAGGTCTTAAAGTTGCTTTATTAGAAAAAAACTCTATTCCCCAGGGCGCAACGGTAAGAAATTTCGGGCAGGTCGTTCCCTCCGGAATGGATCTCAAATGGCAAAACTTCGGAAGAGAAAGTTTAACAATTTATAACGAACTTCAAGCTCAGACCAATTTAACGATAAGAAAAAACGGCTCGGTTTATATCGCGTCCAATGATGAAGAAATGCAATTGATCAACGAATTATACGAGATCAATAAGAATAATAATTATGAATCTGTCCTTTTATCGAAAAGCGAATGTATCAACAGATTTGACGGTTTGCGTTCAGATTATTGCAAAGGCGGACTGTTTTTCCCACAGGAATTATCCGTGGATTCCGCTGAAATGATTGTGAAACTTCACACACTTTTACAGGAAAAATTAGACTTAAAAATTTTCTACAATACCACAGTTGTTGAAACTCATGAAAATGACGGTAAATGTATCGCAATCACCGCAGACGGAACAGAATTGAATGCTTCAAAAATCATTATCTGTGGAGGACATGAGTTTAAAACTTTATATCCAAATGTTTTTAATGAAAGCGACCTTGAAGTCAGTAAATTACAAATGCTTCAGACAAAACCACAGGGAATTTATTCGTTGCAAGGAAATATTTTAACAGGATTATCCATCAGAAGATATGAGTCTTTTGAAGAATGTCCTTCTTTCAAAAAGATCAAATTTTTGGAAGATCCGAATTCTTTTGAGAAAAAATTTGGAGTTCATATTTTATTCAAACAGGCTCTGGATGGTTCGATTATTTTAGGTGATTCCCATGAATATGCAGATGCAAAAAATTCTGATGATTTAGGATTTGACTTAAATATGGAAATCGACGAATTTATGATCAATGAAGCCAAGAAAATTATAGATCTTCCTACTTACGAGATCCAAAGAAGATGGTTTGGAGTGTATTCTCAATGCAAAACGAAAGATATTTTCGAACATAATCCATCACCAAATATTCACATCATAACAGGAATTGGAGGGAAAGGAATGACCGGAAGTGGAGGATTTTCAAAATTTAATATAGATAAAATTTACGCATAA
- a CDS encoding DUF5690 family protein: MAESINKKTLVTLRAAFAAFGVYFCMYGFRKPFTVASFEGLAYFGVDYKVLIIIAQVMGYFISKFIGIKFISELKPEKRIFYLFTFIAVAELALLGFAVVPAPYNILLMFINGIPLGMIWGIVFSYIEGRKTTEIIGLFLCSSFVVSSGFTKSVGKFLMDTFNVSEFWMPFSAGLIFIIPLLIFGFMLEKLPKPTEEDILLKNKRQPLNKTERKKIIKQFFIPIVCITFLYVSLTILRDFRDNFNREIWDNLHIKFDSSIFTLTEIPIAIMVLLILSFMVKVKNNKRAFAYYHYILFGGILTVGFSTYLFENSQLSPFIWMTLSGFGMYLCYIPFNGIYFDRMIAAFDIKGNVGFLIYFVDSFGYLGSVLILLYKNFGSSQTSWLNFYIKLNYIIVVIALIFSLIAFIMFRKKSRKNKINNKPYINFDTSKSI, translated from the coding sequence ATGGCAGAAAGTATCAATAAAAAAACTTTAGTAACACTGAGAGCGGCTTTCGCTGCTTTTGGTGTCTACTTTTGCATGTATGGTTTTAGAAAACCCTTTACAGTTGCTTCTTTCGAAGGGCTGGCTTATTTCGGAGTTGACTATAAAGTTTTAATTATCATTGCTCAGGTAATGGGGTATTTTATATCAAAGTTTATTGGAATTAAATTTATTTCAGAATTAAAACCGGAAAAAAGGATCTTTTATTTATTCACATTCATTGCGGTTGCAGAACTTGCTTTGCTTGGTTTTGCGGTAGTTCCCGCGCCTTACAATATTCTTTTGATGTTCATTAACGGAATTCCGTTGGGAATGATCTGGGGAATCGTTTTCTCTTACATTGAAGGAAGAAAAACCACGGAAATCATCGGATTATTTCTATGTTCAAGTTTCGTAGTTTCTTCAGGATTTACAAAATCTGTCGGAAAATTTTTAATGGATACTTTTAATGTTTCAGAATTCTGGATGCCTTTTTCGGCAGGATTAATCTTCATTATTCCGCTATTGATATTCGGATTCATGTTGGAAAAACTCCCAAAGCCAACCGAAGAAGATATTTTATTAAAAAACAAAAGGCAGCCACTCAATAAAACAGAAAGAAAAAAAATCATCAAGCAATTTTTTATTCCGATCGTCTGCATTACCTTCTTATATGTGAGCCTTACAATTTTAAGAGATTTCAGAGATAATTTTAACCGTGAGATCTGGGATAATTTACACATCAAATTTGACAGTTCGATCTTCACCTTAACAGAAATCCCAATTGCAATCATGGTTCTTCTGATCTTAAGTTTCATGGTTAAAGTAAAGAATAATAAGAGAGCTTTTGCCTATTATCATTACATTCTTTTTGGTGGAATTTTGACGGTCGGTTTCTCAACATATCTGTTTGAAAACAGCCAATTATCTCCTTTTATATGGATGACACTTTCCGGTTTTGGCATGTACTTATGCTACATCCCATTCAACGGAATTTATTTTGACAGAATGATTGCCGCCTTCGACATCAAGGGAAATGTAGGATTTCTAATCTATTTTGTAGATTCTTTTGGGTACTTGGGAAGTGTTTTGATTCTACTTTACAAAAACTTCGGCTCATCACAGACTTCTTGGTTAAATTTTTACATTAAACTAAACTACATCATCGTAGTAATTGCTTTAATTTTTTCCCTCATCGCTTTTATTATGTTCAGAAAAAAATCAAGGAAAAATAAAATTAACAACAAACCATACATCAATTTCGATACGTCGAAAAGTATATAA
- a CDS encoding TonB-dependent receptor, giving the protein MGTKLEKLLILVFVCFITFASAQKQSIIGVVLDESQPLPGASIKIKGSSKSVVTDVDGKFTINDVKTGEQNLQISYIGYETKSLDIDAKSGEVTDLGTLKLTQKQKNIDEVVITSTLRNSEARALNLQKNAINISNVIASDGIGKLPDRNAAETVQRVQGVSIERDQGEGRFVSLRGLPPFWASTTINGNRLPTAEEETTSRATAFDFFPTELISYVHVNKSFTPDMESDGIGGGVNFITKTPPMKTEFKATLGSGYNAKSDKGVYNLGLLYGGRTKDKKFGYLFNFAHFIRNWSTDNFEARRSGDEGVFRLELRDYNGVRKTTGINTAFEYVLSPKTTFYLKGMYGTLSDDETHYKHRIRFDKFSSTNNTARVELQNIHNLLITELTSVSLGAVHNLNKGKIDWDLSYYDNKFKYGNIPDKQNNSYYVIKYTQSGVGINTNYIADHGNGPRAYWKADGGKLDYKDPDALFGFYSDPNFKMDASQMKFTDLELYKVFVEEKDKIVAAFNHEIYASDKLTLKYGFKYRDKERNARFSDIFYNWSNGTAPLLSDFSQYITTQPNGPKYLSEMNAHIGNTFGPVLSTSGMDQFWFQNQGNLKINPTDSESIEYNKALGRNFDVFEKHADAYGMGTYKVNDQITILGGIRLSNTYTKVKGYNVIDNTLVPVENTKKYLAVLPMLHIKYALNDKTNLRFAATRTFSRPNFGDLTPGGTYSEADNEFKGGNPNLNPTYSLNFDLMGEYYFSNVGILSGGVFYKSITDPIFQDSFIGSYNGINGVQFTAPNNGKSAWLGGIELGINRRFDFLPGFLQYFGTQLNATFMDSQMEKPSGREVKLPYQAKELYNIQLFFEKKGFNARLAYNYKGKYAVEYAEEDLNDSYYGKYSSLDFGGSYQFTKHLMLYVDVNNILNKPLIYHFGKDETRPEQVEYYGVRCNLGVKLNF; this is encoded by the coding sequence ATGGGAACAAAATTAGAGAAATTACTTATCCTCGTTTTTGTCTGTTTCATAACCTTTGCTTCAGCACAAAAACAATCAATCATAGGAGTTGTCCTTGACGAGAGCCAACCTCTCCCAGGCGCTTCCATAAAAATAAAAGGTTCTTCCAAAAGTGTAGTAACCGATGTTGACGGAAAGTTTACCATTAATGATGTAAAAACAGGTGAACAGAATTTACAAATAAGCTATATCGGCTATGAAACTAAAAGTTTAGATATAGATGCAAAATCTGGAGAAGTTACAGATCTTGGAACTCTGAAACTTACTCAAAAACAGAAAAATATAGATGAAGTTGTTATCACTTCTACCTTAAGGAACAGCGAAGCTAGAGCTTTAAACCTTCAAAAGAATGCCATTAATATTTCCAACGTAATTGCTTCGGATGGAATCGGAAAATTACCAGACAGAAATGCTGCAGAAACCGTTCAACGTGTGCAAGGTGTTTCGATTGAAAGAGATCAGGGAGAAGGAAGATTCGTTTCATTGAGAGGGTTGCCGCCGTTTTGGGCATCAACAACAATCAACGGAAACAGACTGCCAACCGCAGAAGAAGAAACAACCTCCAGAGCAACGGCATTCGATTTTTTCCCTACAGAATTGATTTCTTACGTTCATGTAAATAAATCTTTCACTCCCGACATGGAATCCGACGGAATCGGTGGTGGCGTAAATTTCATCACCAAAACTCCACCAATGAAAACCGAGTTTAAAGCAACTTTAGGAAGCGGTTATAACGCTAAATCCGATAAAGGAGTTTACAATTTAGGATTGCTTTACGGCGGAAGAACGAAGGATAAAAAATTCGGTTATTTATTCAATTTTGCGCATTTTATCAGAAATTGGTCGACAGATAATTTTGAGGCAAGAAGAAGTGGTGACGAAGGGGTTTTCAGATTAGAACTTCGTGATTATAATGGAGTTAGAAAAACGACAGGAATTAATACCGCTTTTGAATATGTCTTATCTCCAAAAACCACATTTTACTTAAAAGGAATGTACGGAACCTTATCTGACGATGAAACGCATTATAAACACAGAATCAGGTTTGATAAATTCAGTTCTACAAATAACACTGCGAGAGTTGAACTGCAAAACATTCATAATCTATTAATTACAGAATTAACTTCAGTTTCTTTAGGCGCGGTTCATAATTTAAATAAAGGAAAAATTGATTGGGATTTATCTTATTATGATAACAAATTTAAATACGGAAACATTCCCGATAAACAGAATAACTCATACTACGTTATAAAATACACGCAATCCGGAGTTGGAATTAACACAAATTACATCGCAGATCACGGAAATGGTCCGAGAGCTTATTGGAAAGCCGACGGCGGAAAATTAGATTATAAAGATCCTGATGCATTATTTGGTTTTTACAGTGATCCGAATTTCAAAATGGATGCTTCCCAAATGAAGTTTACCGATCTGGAACTCTATAAAGTTTTTGTTGAGGAAAAAGATAAAATCGTAGCAGCTTTTAACCATGAAATTTATGCTTCCGATAAATTAACCTTAAAATATGGTTTTAAATACAGAGACAAAGAGCGTAATGCTAGATTCTCCGACATCTTCTACAATTGGAGCAACGGAACAGCCCCGCTTTTATCTGACTTCAGTCAATATATTACCACTCAGCCGAACGGTCCCAAATATTTAAGCGAAATGAATGCCCACATCGGGAATACTTTCGGACCCGTTTTATCTACTTCGGGAATGGATCAGTTCTGGTTTCAGAATCAGGGAAATTTAAAGATAAATCCAACCGATTCAGAATCAATTGAATATAATAAAGCACTTGGAAGAAACTTCGATGTTTTCGAAAAACATGCCGATGCTTATGGAATGGGAACATATAAAGTAAATGATCAAATCACAATTTTAGGAGGAATCAGATTGTCAAATACCTATACAAAAGTGAAAGGCTACAATGTGATTGACAATACATTAGTTCCAGTTGAAAACACTAAAAAATACCTTGCCGTTTTACCTATGTTACACATTAAATATGCTTTAAACGACAAAACCAATTTACGATTCGCAGCAACAAGAACATTCTCAAGACCCAATTTTGGAGACTTAACTCCGGGTGGAACTTACAGTGAAGCGGATAACGAATTCAAAGGCGGAAATCCTAATTTGAATCCGACCTATTCTTTAAATTTCGATTTAATGGGAGAATATTATTTTTCAAACGTAGGGATTTTGAGTGGTGGAGTTTTCTATAAATCAATCACAGACCCTATTTTCCAAGATTCTTTTATTGGAAGTTATAATGGAATCAATGGAGTACAATTCACCGCTCCCAACAACGGAAAATCAGCTTGGCTAGGTGGAATTGAATTAGGAATCAATAGAAGATTCGATTTCTTGCCAGGTTTCCTACAATATTTCGGAACGCAATTGAATGCCACTTTCATGGATTCTCAAATGGAAAAACCAAGCGGAAGAGAAGTAAAGCTTCCTTATCAGGCGAAAGAATTATACAACATTCAGTTGTTTTTCGAGAAAAAAGGATTCAATGCAAGATTGGCTTACAACTACAAAGGGAAATATGCCGTTGAATATGCAGAAGAAGACTTAAACGACTCATATTATGGGAAATACAGTAGTTTAGACTTCGGAGGTTCTTATCAATTTACCAAGCATCTTATGTTATATGTTGACGTAAACAACATTCTGAACAAACCTTTAATCTATCACTTCGGAAAAGATGAAACTCGTCCGGAACAGGTTGAATATTACGGAGTAAGATGCAATCTAGGTGTAAAACTTAATTTCTAA
- a CDS encoding helix-turn-helix domain-containing protein — protein MNDFLIGIGKRLKDIRKKNNSTINELALKANVSNGLISRIENGRTIPSLPVLLDLIQSLEIDASYFFEGVEKKSHAKFIHLPKENQQLIEKEVEAEGFKYMHIFSKSLHSLGFEAALLTLEPNSKREKVITDAWEFKYILKGEVKYLIDNEEIILKEGDSLYFNGKFPHVPVSISDENCIMLVLYFYSDKH, from the coding sequence ATGAATGATTTTTTAATAGGTATCGGAAAAAGATTAAAAGATATTAGAAAAAAAAACAATTCAACCATTAACGAATTGGCTCTCAAGGCAAATGTAAGCAATGGACTTATTTCCCGAATCGAAAACGGGAGAACGATTCCTTCTCTTCCTGTACTTTTAGACCTTATCCAATCTTTAGAAATCGATGCAAGTTATTTCTTCGAAGGCGTAGAGAAAAAATCACATGCAAAATTTATCCATCTACCTAAAGAAAATCAACAGCTTATCGAAAAAGAGGTTGAAGCTGAGGGCTTTAAATACATGCATATTTTCAGTAAAAGTCTCCATTCGTTAGGTTTTGAAGCCGCTTTATTAACTCTTGAACCTAATTCTAAAAGAGAAAAAGTAATTACCGACGCTTGGGAATTTAAATATATTCTAAAAGGAGAAGTAAAATATTTAATTGATAACGAAGAAATCATTCTAAAAGAAGGCGATTCTCTATATTTTAATGGAAAATTTCCGCACGTTCCGGTAAGCATCAGCGACGAAAACTGTATCATGCTTGTTCTTTATTTTTATTCTGATAAACATTAA